The following proteins are encoded in a genomic region of Pyricularia oryzae 70-15 chromosome 6, whole genome shotgun sequence:
- a CDS encoding GYF domain-containing protein: MNSQLPSSFASAAAGQSNRDPRGSREGRGNGSGEWARRDGRPSNGTMTFRRSSTTPFNNQSTAQSTPATDGAAVQAPPSAADAAPYDGPLRYTREQLLEISRNSESAINVEELFVSGWVPAPVNGTSVRNWGKPNETHVPQDPSVCWDTNGAVKPVGLQEMSQEEKELFASDVNSPVKPPQQNKDGTHQGGGLNGRKPSVSHGSNFVTTPSTASRPGTRRQQTENSPYPADGLVSPTGNGRFARTDSSWFGRRNQEEKDDTYDEPSDDTTGNNREPQSARAAGFGGLSRTTSGAASAGNSFAAASALWGQSAGPASASSPMGSFGNFSMPGTSAVGDKRFASSGGSRLAHLIPKDSNNPAGEGSPRETAADGKDSWRPRPRIDTDPFGEQAGNLNALREGTSPSPKQHASQRTFETPIKGSAGDYGMSNLNLGGHKDEGTPETNPYRSPPAERGDDEGSTGDYGAGHGHGQPTEQPSGFSAIARGFPAANVEGSDRSQTSSVGANRGGFPALNQLSTWPSNLTSGTPDRERAGFANPFGSSLFSPDVQSPGLGGLANVFGPASAGGSLRGSKLGSLFPAAMQAQMQQPEHDSLADSVPDYRQVNPLGAIGRSATGPNPRETDSPMRAGRSGMFEELFPTSDAARSQGLFTTAEPTSGLTATAAQSFGGMSGGHPFSLHTPVDGPQSQAQARQMVMPDRMRWVYMDPQGNHQGPFTGLEMNDWYKANFFTPDLRVKRVEDSDFEPLGQLIRRIGNSREPFLVPQIGVAHGPPSQTGPFSTGDSRGVIPPLVGAFPSFGRTLTAEEQNNLERRKQEEQFLMHRQREFMAQQQHSQVFNKMGMQPGAAGVLQHHSSAHSLQSQPSFGSISSPIGMPTQQPIGNMGAAAITPSYFEPTSQGIMQPGLTSVPGDMFPQDLNMQERQMLANLQGGPNILSTLLGGQRPAGGVTSAGLVAPPGENNHRSQLPAVDQLQQDPFSARLKEFQELRAQRDAEEAAAGEQNTSENANDDAQARVATQEDAAQIIEDVAKSQESSKTPEAQASSLSLTQQVQKTQAAAAKQTQPAENDALMPFPPPAGATIAAPTAQRTRSTLPDQFAGMNRSQSGTPESLSATQAAPPSLAPWASATADQKAPTFKEIQEAEAKKAARAELAAAAARRAALEQEAAALREREKTAVTGAAPILPTTSTWGSGSPVTPSGASPWAKPSVGGGVKGTTPTPAETPNTVNGKKKTLAEIQREEEVRKARLARAQEQAAAASAAATINNSMGKRYADLASKVNQGPAPAAVSAPPGWATVGAGGKVKIPTGPAAQQVRTISTGAIKPAVSAAPPSKPATVSARASPATVNKMDSTGAAMEEFNKWLRRELGRGITGGIDIDTFASTLLVLPLDQTLISDAVYANSTTMDGRHFAEEFVRRKKLADKGVVEKQTAGVSRGSGLGGAASGSGADKGWSEVAKKGGNSNGGASATAAGASPGADSGIQGAGFKVVPGRKRGKK; this comes from the exons ATGAATTCTCAACTTCCTTCAAGCTTCGCATCAGCGGCCGCAGGCCAATCTAACCGTGATCCCAGAGGAAGCCGTGAAGGCCGCGGAAATGGAAGCGGAGAATG GGCGCGACGCGATGGACGTCCCTCCAACGGCACAATGACTTTCCGtcgctcctccacaaccccctTCAACAACCAATCTACCGCTCAGAGCACACCTGCGACCGATGGCGCTGCAGTTCAAGCACCGCCATCTGCTGCTGACGCCGCTCCGTATGACGGCCCGCTACGTTATACTCGCGAGCAGTTGTTGGAAATAAGCAGAAATTCCGAAAGTGCGATCAATGTGGAGGAGCTGTTCGTCTCTGGATGGGTCCCTGCGCCTGTGAACGGCACGTCGGTGCGAAACTGGGGTAAGCCCAACGAAACCCACGTACCGCAGGACCCAAGTGTCTGTTGGGACACCAACGGAGCGGTAAAGCCAGTGGGACTGCAAGAAATGTCACAGGAAGAGAAAGAA TTGTTCGCTTCCGATGTCAACTCTCCCGTAAAACCCCCGCAGCAAAACAAGGATGGCACACACCAAGGCGGAGGACTTAATGGTCGAAAGCCATCTGTCTCACACGGTAGCAACTTTGTCACCACGCCGTCGACCGCCTCGCGCCCCGGCACTCGTCGACAACAGACCGAAAATAGCCCTTACCCCGCCGATGGTCTCGTTTCACCCACTGGAAACGGTCGCTTCGCTCGCACTGACTCGTCGTGGTTTGGACGTCGGAACCAGGAGGAAAAAGACGACACTTACGATGAGCCTTCCGACGATACGACCGGAAATAACCGAGAGCCTCAATCGGCCCGCGCTGCCGGCTTTGGAGGATTGTCCCGTACGACTTCGGGTGCTGCGTCTGCTGGAAACAGCTTCGCCGCTGCCTCTGCGCTCTGGGGACAATCGGCTGGTCCTGCGTCGGCTTCCTCGCCGATGGGGAGTTTCGGCAATTTTTCCATGCCTGGCACTTCTGCTGTTGGGGACAAGCGATTTGCTTCTTCCGGGGGCAGTCGTTTGGCCCACCTAATTCCCAAGGACAGTAACAATCCAGCAGGAGAGGGATCGCCGCGCGAGACGGCTGCCGACGGCAAAGACTCCTGGCGTCCTCGACCACGAATCGACACCGACCCTTTTGGGGAGCAGGCTGGTAACCTAAACGCCCTGCGCGAGGGAACTAGTCCTTCCCCAAAGCAGCACGCGAGCCAGCGCACCTTTGAAACGCCTATAAAGGGCTCGGCGGGGGACTACGGCATGTCAAATCTGAACCTGGGAGGCCACAAGGACGAGGGCACTCCCGAGACGAACCCCTATCGTAGCCCGCCAGCTGAGCGTGGTGATGATGAGGGGTCTACCGGGGACTACGGTGCGGGCCACGGTCACGGTCAGCCTACCGAGCAACCCTCGGGGTTCAGTGCGATTGCTCGAGGATTCCCGGCCGCCAACGTCGAGGGCAGTGATCGCAGTCAGACATCCAGCGTTGGAGCCAATCGCGGTGGATTTCCCGCGCTAAACCAGCTGAGTACGTGGCCTTCCAATTTGACCTCAGGAACCCCTGATCGCGAACGGGCTGGGTTCGCGAACCCATTTGGAAGCTCTTTGTTCAGTCCAGACGTTCAGTCACCCGGTCTTGGCGGTCTTGCCAACGTGTTTGGACCTGCCAGCGCTGGTGGCTCGCTTCGTGGCAGCAAGCTTGGCTCTCTTTTCCCGGCAGCAATGCAGGCGCAGATGCAGCAGCCGGAACACGACAGCTTGGCCGACTCCGTACCCGACTACCGACAGGTCAACCCCCTGGGCGCCATTGGGCGCAGTGCTACCGGACCTAATCCTCGGGAAACAGACAGCCCAATGAGAGCGGGCCGGTCTGGAATGTTCGAGGAACTTTTCCCAACATCGGACGCTGCCCGCTCTCAGGGTCTTTTTACCACGGCTGAGCCTACGTCAGGCCTAACTGCTACAGCAGCCCAATCATTTGGTGGTATGTCTGGTGGCCATCCCTTCTCGCTTCACACGCCCGTCGATGGTCCCCAGTCTCAGGCCCAGGCCCGCCAGATGGTCATGCCCGACCGCATGCGTTGGGTGTACATGGACCCTCAGGGCAACCATCAAGGTCCTTTCACCGGGCTGGAGATGAACGACTGGTATAAGGCCAACTTCTTTACGCCCGATCTGCGAGTCAAGCGAGTTGAGGACAGCGACTTTGAACCCTTGGGCCAACTTATTCGCCGTATTGGCAACTCTCGGGAGCCTTTCTTGGTTCCCCAGATCGGTGTCGCCCATGGCCCCCCTTCGCAGACCGGCCCATTTTCTACTGGTGACAGCCGAGGTGTCATTCCGCCTTTGGTAGGGGCGTTCCCTAGCTTTGGACGCACCCTGACGGCAGAGGAGCAGAACAACCTGGAGCGTCGCAAACAGGAGGAGCAATTTCTCATGCACCGCCAGCGAGAGTTCATGGCCCAGCAGCAACATTCCCAAGTCTTTAACAAAATGGGCATGCAGCCTGGCGCCGCTGGCGTTCTTCAGCACCACTCGAGCGCGCATAGCCTGCAGAGCCAGCCTAGCTTTGGGAGCATCAGCTCACCGATTGGTATGCCCACGCAGCAGCCCATCGGAAACATGGGAGCAGCCGCAATCACACCTTCGTACTTTGAGCCCACCTCACAGGGCATCATGCAGCCTGGTCTCACATCTGTCCCCGGCGACATGTTTCCCCAGGACCTGAACATGCAGGAACGTCAGATGCTTGCCAACCTCCAGGGAGGCCCTAACATTCTTTCGACTTTACTGGGCGGTCAAAGGCCTGCAGGCGGTGTGACTTCTGCTGGATTGGTTGCCCCTCCCGGCGAAAACAACCATCGCAGCCAACTTCCGGCTGtagatcaacttcagcaggACCCGTTCAGTGCTAGACTCAAGGAATTCCAGGAACTGCgggcccagcgggatgccgaggaGGCTGCCGCGGGTGAGCAGAATACCTCTGAGAATGCTAACGATGATGCTCAAGCCCGAGTTGCAACTCAAGAAGACGCAGCCCAAATAATTGAGGACGTCGCCAAGTCTCAGGAAAGCAGCAAGACCCCTGAAGCTCAGGCTTCCAGTCTTTCGCTGACACAGCAGGTTCAAAAGACCCAGGCCGCTGCTGCCAAGCAGACTCAACCTGCCGAAAATGATGCCTTGATGCCTTTCCCCCCTCCCGCCGGAGCTACCATCGCTGCTCCCACCGCTCAGCGCACGCGCTCTACTCTGCCCGATCAGTTTGCCGGCATGAACCGCTCGCAATCTGGCACCCCGGAAAGCCTGTCGGCTACCCAAGCTGCTCCTCCTTCGCTTGCGCCGTGGGCTTCGGCTACTGCGGACCAGAAAGCACCAACATTCAAGGAGATTCAagaggccgaggccaagaaggccgcgCGTGCTGAGctagctgctgccgctgcgcgACGTGCCGCCCTTGAGCAGGAAGCTGCTGCTCTCCGCGAGCGTGAGAAGACGGCTGTTACCGGTGCAGCGCCCATTCTTCCTACTACCAGCACTTGGGGCAGCGGCTCTCCTGTTACTCCGTCTGGCGCCAGCCCCTGGGCCAAGCCAAGCGTGGGTGGAGGTGTCAAGGGTACGACCCCCACGCCCGCCGAGACCCCAAACACAGTCaacggcaagaagaagacgcTTGCCGAGATTCAACGCGAGGAGGAGGTCCGCAAGGCCCGTTTGGCTCGTGCTCAGGAGCAGGCTGCTGCGGCCTCTGCTGCTGCGACTATCAACAACAGCATGGGTAAGCGCTATGCTGATCTTGCCAGCAAGGTGAACCAGGGTCCCGCGCCTGCTGCTGTGTCAGCCCCTCCTGGCTGGGCTACCGTCGGTGCCGGTGGCAAGGTCAAGATCCCTACTGGACCTGCCGCTCAGCAGGTTCGCACCATTAGCACTGGAGCTATCAAACCCGCGGTATCAGCGGCTCCTCCCAGCAAACCGGCCACTGTCTCGGCTCGAGCCAGCCCAGCCACCGTCAACAAGATGGACTCGACTGGCGCCGCAATGGAGGAATTCAACAAGTGGCTCCGCCGTGAACTTGGGCGCGGTATCACTGGTGGCATTGACA TTGATACTTTTGCCTCGACGCTCCTCGTCCTTCCCCTCGATCAAACGCTCATCTCGGATGCAGTCTACGCCAACTCTACTACCATGGACGGACGCCATTTCGCCGAGGAGTTCGTCCGCCGCAAGAAGCTTGCTGACAAGGGTGTCGTCGAGAAGCAGACTGCGGGCGTGTCCCGAGGCAGTGGCTTGGGTGGAGCTGCTTCAGGCTCGGGTGCAGACAAGGGTTGGAGCGAGGTGGCCAAGAAGGGCGGCAACTCGAACGGTGGCGCCTCGGCGACTGCTGCTGGAGCTAGCCCTGGCGCTGACAGTGGAATCCAAGGTGCCGGGTTCAAGGTGGTGCCTGGTCGTAAGCGCGGTAAGAAATAA
- a CDS encoding dihydroxyacetone synthase, translating into MASSEQSSTALSSQRKPLDLPQLKSEEDHDVVLKTIRMLVADLCQQFGGGHPGGAIGMAAIGVALWKYVMRYSPEEPEYFNRDRFVLSNGHTCLFQYVFLHLSGYKAMTFDQLKSYHSKRTDALCPGHPEIEHEGVEVTTGPLGQGVANAVGLAMATKNLASTYNRPGFPVVDNHTWCMIGDACLQEGVALEAISLAGHLALDNLTIIYDNNQITCDGSVDLTNTEDVNAKMRACGWHTVDVEDGCFDIGGIVRALAEARQAAHGKPTFINVRTVIGLGSAVAGKAEAHGAAFGAADVANMKRSVGFDLEQHFVIGDKVRDFFADIPKRGHNLVADWKGLVSKYAEAHPEVASEFDRRTKGELPENWRELIPKSFSDKPTATRASSGLVLNPIAKDVKSFMVGTADLTPSVHMTWDGMEDFQNPNIRPTCGINGSYTGRYIHYGVREHAMCAISNGLAAFNPGTFVPVTSSFFMFYLYAAPAVRMGALQKLQVIHAATHDSIGMGEDGPTHQPIELATLFRAMPNLLYMRPADSEETAGAWEVAIAERTRPSIVSTSRHKLPQLVGKSSRKGVAKGAYVVSEPADGKADVTILGVGAELCLALDVAEALAGKNIKVRVVSFPCWRLFDEQPVAYRRETLRRHEGIPAVVVEPYAPNGWERYADAGVCLRRFGHSLPGPEAYKYFEYETPKVTEKIEGYLKGLETGEWLRGEFADLQI; encoded by the exons ATGGCGTCGTCTGAGCAAAGCTCTACGGCTCTATCCAGCCAGAGAAAGCCCCTGGATCTGCCTCAGCTCAAGTCAGAAGAAGACCATGATGTTGTTCTCAAGACCATCCGGATGTTGGTAGCGGATCTATGCCAGCAGTTTGGTGGCGGTCACCCAGGTGGCGCTATTGGTATGGCAGCGATCGGGGTTGCTTTATGGAAATACGTTATGCGGTACTCGCCCGAAGAGCCGGAATATTTTAACCGCGACCGCTTCGTTCTCTCAAATG GACATACCTGCCTTTTCCAATACGTCTTCTTGCACTTGAGCGGCTACAAAGCCATGACCTTTGACCAGCTCAAGTCATACCACTCGAAACGTACAGATGCCCTTTGCCCAGGTCACCCCGAGATTGAGCACGAGGGCGTCGAGGTTACCACAGGTCCACTGGGACAGGGCGTGGCCAACGCCGTCGGCCTTGCCATGGCGACCAAGAACCTCGCCTCCACCTACAACCGACCTGGTTTTCCCGTCGTCGACAACCACACTTGGTGCATGATTGGCGACGCCTGTCTGCAGGAAGGCGTGGCCCTCGAGGCCATATCCCTGGCCGGTCACCTGGCGCTCGACAACCTGACTATCATCTACGACAACAATCAGATTACCTGCGACGGGTCCGTGGACCTGACGAATACCGAGGATGTCAACGCCAAGATGAGGGCGTGCGGGTGGCATACAGTGGATGTTGAAGACGGCTGCTTCGACATTGGGGGCATCGTCAGGGCCCTGGCTGAGGCGCGACAGGCCGCGCATGGGAAACCCACGTTCATAAACGTCCGGACCGTCATCGGGTTGGGCAGCGCCGTCGCTGGCAAGGCTGAGGCGCATGGCGCAGCGTTCGGGGCTGCCGACGTCGCAAATATGAAGCGCAGCGTTGGGTTCGACCTGGAACAGCACTTTGTCATCGGCGACAAGGTACGCGACTTCTTTGCCGACATTCCCAAGAGGGGCCACAATCTTGTCGCCGATTGGAAGGGTCTTGTTAGCAAGTACGCCGAAGCGCACCCCGAGGTGGCTAGTGAGTTTGATAGGAGAACGAAGGGCGAGCTCCCGGAGAACTGGAGGGAACTTATTCCCAAGAGCTTTTCTGACAAGCCCACGGCAACGCGGGCTTCTTCCGGATTGGTGCTCAACCCGATTGCCAAGGATGTAAAATCCTTCATGGTTGGGACTGCAGACCTGACGCCGTCTGTTCACATGACATGGGATGGGATGGAGGACTTCCAGAAC CCCAACATCCGGCCAACCTGCGGCATCAACGGTTCCTACACAGGACGCTACATTCACTACGGCGTCCGCGAGCATGCCATGTGCGCCATCTCCAACGGGCTCGCTGCCTTCAATCCGGGCACCTTTGTGCCGGTGACTTCGTCCTTTTTCATGTTCTACCTATACGCGGCACCCGCGGTGCGCATGGGCGCCCTCCAGAAGTTGCAGGTAATCCACGCTGCGACGCATGACAGCATTGGCATGGGCGAGGATGGACCTACTCACCAGCCCATTGAGCTGGCGACGCTTTTCCGCGCAATGCCGAACCTGCTGTACATGCGACCAGCCGACAGCGAGGAGACTGCGGGTGCCTGGGAGGTCGCCATCGCCGAGAGGACCAGGCCGAGCATCGTCAGCACAAGCAGACACAAGCTACCGCAGTTGGTTGGCAAGTCGAGCCGTAAAGGCGTGGCCAAGGGCGCCTACGTCGTGTCGGAGCCGGCGGACGGCAAGGCGGACGTGACAATCCTGGGTGTTGGGGCAGAACTTTGCCTGGCGCTGGACGTGGCCGAAGCCTTGGCGGGGAAGAATATCAAGGTCCGCGTTGTAAGCTTTCCTTGCTGGCGGCTGTTTGACGAGCAGCCAGTTGCATATAGGCGGGAGACGCTTCGGCGGCATGAGGGCATTCCTGCCGTCGTCGTGGAGCCCTACGCGCCGAACGGGTGGGAGCGGTATGCTGACGCCGGCGTGTGTCTACGGCGATTTGGACACTCACTGCCGGGACCAGAAGCGTACAAGTACTTTGAGTATGAAACGCCAAAGGTTACTGAAAAGATTGAGGGGTATCTAAAGGGCCTGGAGACGGGAGAGTGGTTGAGGGGGGAGTTTGCGGACTTGCAAATTTGA
- a CDS encoding sugar transporter STL1, translated as MAPPKFMGMSGRPLSTAVSTVATTGFLLFGYDQGVMSGIISAPAFNKFFPETDRNPTMQGFVTAIYEIGCLLGAMFILAVGDILGRRRAMILGALIMGLGVVIQIVTIKPSPSPIAQFIIGRTIMGVGNGINTSTIPTYQAECSQTSNRGLLLCIQGGMIAFGTVIAYWIDYGASYGPDDLVWRFPIAFQIVFALFISIPMCFLPESPRWLLTHQRVPEADRVIAALRGYEIDGQETILERDLILDSIKASGFSGQKSTPVKALFTGGPTQHLRRMLLGSGSQLMQQIGGCNAVIYYFPILFQESIGETHEMALLLGGVNMIVYAIFATTSWFVIERAGRRKLFLIGSIGQCLSMVITFACLIPGTTSAAKGAAVGLFTYIAFFGATWLPLPWLYPAEVNPIKTRAKANAVSTCTNWLFNFLVVMVVPIMIANIGWGTYLFFAIMNALFIPIIYFFFPETKRRSLEEIDVIFAKGFSEKTSYVTAAKELPYLAPEEVEGESRKYGLISASGQDATGAGNDATRRNSEKPYEDPRQNSIWGNGSDEESQTRNTSVAEPSGANTNTTKHG; from the exons ATGGCCCCTCCAAAGTTCATGGGCATGTCCGGCCGTCCGTTGTCGACGGCCGTGTCAACGGTTGCGACAACGGGCTTTTTGTTGTTCGGTTATGACCAAGG TGTCATGAGCGGTATCATCTCCGCCCCCGCCTTCAACAAGTTCTTCCCCGAGACGGACCGCAACCCCACGATGCAGGGCTTCGTTACTGCCATCTACGAGATTGGCTGCCTGCTAGGCGCAATGTTTATCCTCGCTGTTGGTGACATTCTCGGTCGCCGCCGCGCCATGATCCTCGGTGCCCTCATTATGGGTCTCGGAGTTGTCATCCAGATCGTCACCATCAAGCCTAGCCCATCGCCTATCGCCCAGTTCATCATTGGCCGCACGATCATGGGTGTCGGCAACGGCATCAACACATCCACCATCCCCACCTACCAGGCCGAGTGCAGTCAAACCTCGAACCGTGGTCTGTTGCTCTGTATCCAGGGTGGTATGATTGCTTTCGGTACTGTCATCGCCTACTGGATCGACTACGGTGCCTCCTACGGTCCCGATGACCTGGTGTGGAGGTTCCCCATCGCATTCCAGATCGTCTTTGCTCTCTTCATCTCCATTCCCATGTGCTTCCTACCCGAGTCGCCTCGCTGGCTGCTCACCCACCAGCGCGTCCCTGAGGCCGACCGTGTCATTGCTGCTCTCCGTGGCTACGAGATCGACGGCCAGGAGACCATCCTGGAGCGCGACCTTATCTTGGACAGTATCAAGGCCTCTGGTTTCTCTGGTCAGAAGTCGACTCCCGTCAAGGCCCTCTTCACTGGTGGCCCCACTCAGCATCTCCGCCGCATGCTTCTTGGCTCCGGCTCGCAGCTCATGCAGCAGATCGGTGGCTGTAACGCCGTCATCTACTACTTCCCTATTCTGTTCCAAGAGTCCATCGGTGAGACGCATGAAATGGCGCTGCTCCTTGGTGGTGTCAACATGATTGTCTATGCTATTTTCGCCACCACCTCCTGGTTCGTCATTGAGCGCGCTGGCCGACGTAAGCTCTTCCTCATCGGCAGCATCGGACAATGTCTTTCCATGGTCATCACCTTTGCCTGCCTCATCCCGGGAACTACTTCGGCAGCCAAGGGAGCCGCCGTTGGTCTCTTCACTTACATTGCATTCTTCGGCGCCACCTGGCTGCCCCTGCCTTGGTTGTACCCGGCCGAGGTCAACCCTATCAAGACCCGTGCGAAAGCCAACGCTGTCAGCACATGTACCAACTGGCTGTTCAACTTCTTGGTTGTCATGGTCGTGCCCATCATGATTGCCAACATCGGTTGGGGAACGTACCTCTTCTTCGCTATCATGAACGCCCTCTTCATCCCCATTATCTACTTCTTCTTCCCCGAGACCAAGCGCCGCTCGCTTGAGGAGATTGATGTTATCTTCGCCAAGGGTTTCTCGGAGAAGACCTCGTACGTCACGGCAGCCAAAGAGCTCCCGTACTTGGCTCCCGAGGAGGTCGAGGGTGAATCTAGGAAGTATGGCCTCATCTCCGCCTCTGGCCAGGATGCCACTGGAGCCGGCAATGATGCCACGCGCCGTAACAGCGAGAAGCCTTACGAGGATCCTCGTCAAAACAGTATTTGGGGAAATGGCAGTGACGAAGAAAGCCAAACGCGCAACACTTCGGTCGCCGAGCCATCGGGAGccaacaccaacaccaccaaGCATGGTTAA
- a CDS encoding monooxygenase, which yields MPYMSSQPKVLIAGGGIGGLSTALALHASGLTDIHIFEAAGKLTSLGVGINVQPSAVLILRNLGLLPELERTGVVTQELNFYNRHGDEILSEPRGTKAGYACPQLSIHRGNFQMVLLDAVRKRIGEDRIHLGHALVNFQQDDKSITGFFKHAENTKDPVPSMTGDVLIAADGINSATRKILYPNEGPPRFSGRILWRGCIEREPYLTGGSMVWAGFADQKFIAYPISGESARNGKSLVNWIAELRVRDDSDPDKTPPKVDWTKTVPKERFAGPFKGWTCGGLRMIEDLIAPTERVFEFPMCDRDPLERWSFGRLTLTGDAAHCMYPIGSNGATQAIIDAETIAQCLTGTETEKIPEALKKYEEIRLPPTAKIVYANRANGPDHVLQLAEERAPEGFKNVYDVIPKEELESIGAKYKAIAGFELEAVNKKAKETEELAARFAQK from the exons ATGCCGTACATGTCATCGCAGCCCAAAGTGCTCATTGCTGGCGGTGGAATCGGGGGATTGAGCACGGCTCTCGCCCTACACGCCTCGGGACTGACAGACATACACATCTTCGAGGCAGCTGGAAAACTCACTAGCCTAGGCGTTGGCATCAATGTCCAACCTTCAGCGGTCCTCATCCTTCGGAACCTCGGCCTACTACCCGAATTAGAACGAACTGGAGTTGTAACCCAAGAGCTCAACTTCTATAATCGGCATGGCGACGAAATCCTCTCCGAGCCGCGTGGAACCAAGGCCGGCTATGCCTGCCCCCAGCTATCTATCCACCGTGGGAACTTTCAGATGGTGCTGTTGGATGCCGTGCGGAAGCGCATTGGGGAGGATAGGATTCATTTGGGCCACGCGCTGGTCAATTTCCAGCAGGATGACAAGTCCATTACCGGATTTTTCAAGCATGCCGAGAACACCAAAGACCCGGTTCCATCCATGACGGGCGATGTCCTGATTGCGGCCGATGGCATCAACAGTGCCACCCGCAAGATTCTGTACCCCAATGAAGGCCCTCCCCGATTCTCTGGTCGCATATTGTGGCGCGGTTGCATTGAACGAGAGCCGTATCTTACCGGCGGCAGTATGGTCTGGGCTGGGTTTGCCGATCAG AAGTTTATCGCATACCCAATAAGCGGCGAGTCGGCACGAAATGGAAAATCCCTTGTCAATTGGATTGCCGAGCTACGCGTACGCGACGACTCTGACCCTGACAAGACGCCCCCGAAAGTTGATTGGACAAAGACGGTACCCAAGGAGCGGTTCGCCGGACCGTTCAAAGGGTGGACATGCGGTGGGCTTCGGATGATAGAAGATCTTATTGCGCCTACTGAGCGCGTGTTCGAGTTCCCCATGTGTGACAGGGACCCATTGGAACGCTGGTCGTTCGGGAGGTTGAC CTTGACGGGGGACGCTGCCCATTGCATGTACCCAATCGGTTCGAACGGAGCGACACAAGCCATCATCGACGCCGAGACCATCGCCCAGTGTCTTACGGGGACGGAAACCGAGAAAATACCCGAGGCGTTGAAGAAGTACGAAGAGATCCGGCTACCTCCTACAGCAAAGATTGTCTACGCCAACCGAGCAAACGGACCTGATCATGTGTTGCAGCTTGCTGAGGAAAGGGCACCAGAGGGCTTCAAGAATGTGTACGATGTCATCCCAAAGGAGGAGCTGGAGAGCATCGGGGCCAAATACAAGGCTATCGCGGGTTTTGAGCTCGAAGCCGTTAACaaaaaggccaaggagaCGGAAGAGTTAGCAGCAAGGTTTGCGCAAAAGTGA
- a CDS encoding sorbitol dehydrogenase, whose product MAHLPNPSLQVTADHQLKQVEASILSPGPGEVLLHVKCTGVCGSDVHFWKTGAIGTLVVEGDCILGHEAAGIVLSTGQDVTTLKPGDRVAIEPGVPCNKCFLCSEGRYNLCQEVQFAGVWPYHGTLQRYKVHPARWLHKLPDSLSYAEGALLEPLSVVLHGIRVAGLSLGRGAVICGAGPIGLIALAAARASGAHPIVITDVEPRRLEFAREFVPSCQTYRVDPTQSPEENARGIRALFGLKGGAVPDPDEYSAPPVVLECTGVESSVCTAAFTARRGGIVVVIGVGKSTMNNLPFMHLSLAEIDLRFINRYRDTWPAGIACLESGILPDLKKLVTHVFPLEKAIEGLTLASDPRNGSIKVQIVDEVDISP is encoded by the exons ATGGCCCACCTGCCGAATCCATCTCTGCAAGTTACGGCTGACCATCAACTCAAACAAGTCGAGGCATCGATTCTATCGCCAGGTCCAGGCGAGGTTCTTTTGCATGTGAAATGCACTGGTGTATGCGG CTCCGATGTACACTTCTGGAAGACCGGCGCCATTGGCACCCTCGTCGTCGAGGGTGACTGTATTCTCGGCCACGAAGCAGCCGGCATCGTGCTCTCTACCGGCCAGGACGTGACGACCCTCAAGCCCGGCGACCGCGTCGCCATCGAGCCCGGCGTCCCCTGCAACAAGTGCTTCCTTTGCAGCGAGGGACGCTACAATCTATGCCAAGAAGTTCAATTTGCAGGTGTTTGGCCTTATCATGGCACCTTGCAGCGCTACAAGGTCCACCCGGCCCGGTGGCTTCACAAGCTGCCGGACAGCCTCTCGTACGCCGAGGGCGCCCTGCTGGAGCCCCTGTCCGTCGTGCTGCATGGGATCCGTGTCGCCGGGCTGAGTCTCGGCAGAGGTGCAGTTATATGTGGTGCCGGCCCTATCGGCCTGATTGCAttggcggcggccagggcgtcGGGCGCGCACCCCATAGTCATCACGGACGTGGAGCCCCGGCGGCTTGAGTTTGCCCGCGAGTTTGTTCCTTCGTGCCAGACCTACCGCGTTGATCCTACCCAGTCGCCTGAGGAGAACGCACGGGGCATCCGGGCCCTGTTTGGCTTGAAGGGTGGTGCAGTGCCGGACCCGGACGAGTACTCGGCACCGCCCGTGGTTTTGGAGTGCACGGGTGTCGAGAGCAGCGTCTGCACGGCAGCTTTCACTGCACGACGTGGCGGCATTGTCGTGGTGATTGGTGTAGGCAAGTCCACCATGAACAACCTGCCGTTTATGCACTTGAGCCTGGCCGAGATCGATCTGCGGTTTATCAACCGGTACCGAGACACGTGGCCGGCGGGCATTGCATGTCTGGAGAGCGGTATCCTGCCAGATCTGAAGAAGCTGGTGACTCATGTTTTCCCCTTGGAAAAGGCCATCGAGGGGCTTACTCTCGCCAGTGATCCAAGAAACGGGAGCATCAAGGTACAAATCGTGGACGAGGTGGATATTAGCCCCTGA